One Cupriavidus oxalaticus genomic region harbors:
- a CDS encoding type VI secretion system Vgr family protein, producing the protein MTVARVEGNEGLNRLFTYAVDIKTPDERHTVYGPAANLELAAMQGNELTLEIELDGTGAGTREITGIVTRVEGPQPDGRHIIYRLTLRPWLFLATLTSDFKIFQQKSVVDILQELLADYPFPVDNRLDVARYPTREYQVQYGETDFAFFERLTQEWGISYFFEHSRGHHRLVLSDGNGAFRRFASPAYHTLSWRPSADRADAEHLHAFHVRDQLVSGKWTSTDYDFVKPRADLSVATEDPRDTAHAEGEVYEYPGDHAQPATGNDPWREGDMLSRIRMETIRQHGSRVAGQGNVRAVVPGCTFTLAGFAQAAANREYLVFDTTLVLEDVAEASGEGQRWRCEAAFQAQPATEIFRPERLRTKPRTHGPQTATVVGPENEALWVDEYGRVKVQLHWDRIGRRDANSSCWIRVSQAWQGDRFGATHIPRIGQEVIVDFLHGDPDSPIITGRMPNRLNLPPWVLPGQHALSGIRSKELFGERHNTFVQDDTQGEIQTQLGSDHQASMLGLGYLTRIPDAEGRREKRGEGFELRTDGWGAVRGGSGLLLTTEIRAEAVSYHKDIGETLQRLAAAQELQHALAKAADHQRAQDGQQADVASALKAQHDTLKGRGKQGEFSESHLALASPCGIAATAAEDIHLHSGRHTAITTGSHLSIATGKSWLASAAEKIVLFARNAGMRLFAAKGKIEIQAQSDDIEIIAQKVLRLISAQDRIEITAKKEILLNAGGSYIRINAVGIEHGTPGTWRAHASAHSLPGPKELGFRLPSMPTGLAQPNGDFPVSL; encoded by the coding sequence ATGACCGTTGCCCGCGTCGAGGGCAACGAGGGACTGAACCGCTTGTTCACCTATGCGGTCGACATCAAGACACCTGACGAACGGCACACGGTGTACGGCCCCGCCGCCAATCTCGAGTTGGCAGCGATGCAGGGCAACGAACTCACACTGGAGATCGAACTCGACGGCACGGGTGCCGGCACGCGCGAGATCACCGGCATCGTGACCCGGGTCGAAGGGCCACAGCCTGACGGGCGCCACATCATCTACCGCCTGACGCTGCGCCCGTGGCTGTTCCTGGCAACGCTGACCTCGGACTTCAAGATCTTCCAGCAAAAGAGCGTTGTCGACATCCTGCAGGAGCTGCTCGCCGATTACCCGTTCCCCGTCGACAATCGCCTCGACGTCGCCCGCTATCCGACACGCGAATACCAGGTCCAATACGGCGAGACCGACTTCGCGTTCTTCGAGCGCCTGACGCAGGAATGGGGCATTTCGTATTTTTTTGAGCACAGCCGCGGCCATCATCGCCTGGTACTGAGCGACGGCAATGGTGCCTTCCGCCGCTTCGCCAGTCCCGCCTACCATACGCTGAGCTGGCGGCCTTCGGCGGATCGTGCGGATGCCGAGCACCTGCATGCGTTCCACGTGCGGGACCAGTTGGTATCAGGCAAATGGACCAGCACCGACTACGATTTCGTCAAGCCTCGTGCCGACCTGTCGGTGGCCACGGAAGACCCGCGCGACACCGCACATGCCGAGGGCGAGGTCTACGAATACCCCGGCGACCATGCCCAGCCGGCCACCGGCAACGACCCATGGCGCGAGGGCGACATGCTGTCGCGCATCCGCATGGAGACGATCCGCCAGCACGGCAGCCGGGTCGCGGGCCAGGGCAACGTGCGCGCCGTGGTGCCGGGCTGCACCTTTACGCTTGCCGGGTTCGCACAAGCCGCCGCCAACCGCGAATACCTGGTGTTCGATACCACCCTGGTGCTCGAAGACGTCGCCGAGGCCTCCGGCGAGGGCCAGCGGTGGCGCTGCGAAGCCGCGTTCCAGGCGCAGCCAGCCACTGAGATCTTTCGGCCCGAGCGCCTGCGCACCAAGCCGCGTACCCATGGCCCGCAGACCGCCACGGTGGTCGGGCCCGAGAACGAGGCGCTATGGGTCGACGAATACGGCCGCGTCAAGGTCCAGCTGCACTGGGACCGCATCGGCCGGCGCGATGCCAACAGCTCCTGCTGGATCCGCGTTTCGCAGGCCTGGCAGGGCGACCGGTTCGGCGCGACGCATATCCCGCGGATCGGGCAGGAAGTCATCGTCGATTTCCTGCATGGCGATCCCGACTCCCCGATCATCACCGGCCGGATGCCGAACCGGCTCAACCTGCCACCCTGGGTGTTGCCGGGCCAGCATGCGCTGTCCGGCATTCGCAGCAAGGAGTTGTTCGGCGAGCGGCACAACACCTTCGTGCAGGACGACACGCAGGGCGAGATCCAGACCCAGCTAGGCAGCGACCACCAGGCATCGATGCTTGGCCTGGGCTACCTCACGCGCATTCCCGACGCCGAGGGCCGGCGTGAGAAGCGCGGCGAAGGATTCGAGCTGCGCACCGATGGCTGGGGCGCGGTACGCGGTGGCTCCGGCCTGCTGCTGACCACGGAGATCCGTGCCGAGGCTGTCAGCTACCACAAGGACATCGGCGAAACGCTGCAGCGGCTCGCGGCCGCGCAGGAACTGCAGCATGCGCTGGCCAAAGCCGCCGACCATCAGCGCGCGCAGGACGGGCAGCAGGCCGATGTTGCCAGCGCGCTCAAGGCGCAGCACGACACGCTGAAAGGCCGTGGCAAACAAGGCGAATTTTCCGAATCGCATCTTGCGCTGGCTAGCCCTTGCGGCATCGCGGCAACCGCGGCGGAGGATATTCACCTGCATAGCGGCCGGCATACCGCCATCACGACTGGCAGCCACCTGTCGATTGCCACTGGCAAGAGCTGGCTGGCCAGCGCCGCCGAAAAAATAGTGCTGTTCGCGCGCAACGCCGGCATGCGGCTCTTTGCCGCAAAGGGAAAGATCGAAATCCAGGCACAGAGCGATGACATCGAAATCATTGCGCAGAAAGTGCTGCGGTTGATCAGCGCGCAGGATCGAATCGAGATCACGGCGAAGAAGGAAATCCTGCTCAACGCCGGCGGCAGCTACATCCGCATCAATGCCGTCGGGATCGAACACGGCACGCCGGGCACCTGGAGAGCGCATGCGAGTGCCCACAGTCTGCCTGGGCCCAAGGAATTGGGCTTCCGGCTCCCCAGCATGCCGACTGGCCTCGCACAACCCAACGGCGATTTTCCTGTTTCGCTCTGA
- a CDS encoding M23 family metallopeptidase — translation MLISPPFLPGAAEGAGDVTDIDKVMDSTFADGEWMNCAMEGGKPGAGGFPLSHSLGWHGGIHLTAKPAGSRQALPVRTIADGIIVYLRKPQPEVSDKNHALMYRGEWTDDGCVVIQHETEIGEGNNGKVTFFSIYLHLSDIDKHFLDTFGKDKRVFRKDKIGTAGKIYGTPDCIHFEIICDSTNLKRLVGRDSGRLDTLKAARTDALYGDAHFKITASTDLPILLYASEAANATHTAEPVATVTEPLYVRIRLQPESAADKHGARYVHTYREVPLGSGNFEEVGKPLCSENFEYQMHGIATKAYPMCPSAGYELLRFGRVIGPDALAPVNAPLWVRINAPRIDPANPDAPPAVMQGYVNLHSNKVLSFSDADFPHWMGWTLVDDDKTPDSLCNSATLRRWLDKDGNNVVSHKEAVAQLSKELVQKRLRKTICRFPTEWEKNNIASRWGWLKSPHEALSCPLTTEAYDRFERHHRALAFWEEANPGIDADHWHFNPKEFISHFRKCKWLSKAELQQLLPTYSIRKTSEGYDWEEVEVIAKTNRFIDLNRHALNISLRKYGINSALRMAAFFQNAIVETSWLRDFRENYGRDANLHRGWYGRGFLQLTNPRGNLNRGDNNYYNYFRWRGRSPERSSVQQLQGWRNSLEESDDEASQSAGFYWTKYHLDGKHRTETASLFADKESQNVRIVVNTSTGRRVYYSNETARRTAAIVNIPAAVYGNFEINNMTERYRVYANALVILCDTPQFSSANGAIHEVPDDFTRRRPW, via the coding sequence ATGCTGATCAGTCCCCCCTTCCTACCTGGCGCGGCAGAAGGCGCCGGTGATGTCACCGACATCGACAAAGTGATGGACAGCACATTCGCTGATGGCGAGTGGATGAATTGCGCGATGGAGGGCGGCAAGCCGGGCGCTGGTGGCTTTCCTCTCAGCCACTCTCTCGGCTGGCACGGCGGCATTCACTTGACGGCAAAGCCGGCAGGCAGCCGCCAGGCCCTTCCGGTTCGAACCATCGCCGACGGCATCATTGTCTATCTGCGCAAACCCCAGCCGGAAGTCAGCGACAAAAACCATGCGCTGATGTATCGCGGGGAGTGGACCGACGACGGATGTGTCGTCATCCAGCATGAGACCGAGATCGGAGAAGGGAACAACGGCAAGGTGACGTTTTTCTCCATCTACCTTCACTTGTCGGACATCGACAAGCACTTCCTCGACACCTTCGGAAAGGACAAGCGCGTCTTCCGCAAAGACAAGATCGGCACGGCAGGCAAGATCTATGGCACGCCGGATTGCATTCACTTCGAAATCATTTGCGATAGCACGAACCTGAAGCGACTGGTCGGCCGTGACTCGGGTCGGCTTGATACGCTGAAGGCCGCTCGCACCGACGCCCTTTATGGGGATGCGCATTTCAAGATTACCGCCAGCACCGACTTGCCCATATTGCTCTATGCAAGCGAAGCGGCCAATGCCACGCACACCGCCGAGCCGGTAGCAACGGTGACTGAACCGCTTTACGTACGGATTCGCCTGCAGCCAGAAAGCGCTGCCGACAAGCATGGTGCCCGCTACGTTCACACGTATCGCGAGGTGCCGCTCGGTTCAGGCAACTTCGAAGAAGTTGGCAAGCCGCTTTGCTCGGAGAACTTTGAGTACCAGATGCACGGTATCGCAACCAAGGCATACCCGATGTGCCCAAGCGCTGGCTATGAGTTGCTGCGCTTCGGTCGGGTGATCGGCCCGGACGCCCTTGCTCCAGTGAATGCGCCACTATGGGTCCGAATCAATGCGCCACGTATCGACCCCGCCAACCCGGATGCGCCTCCCGCCGTCATGCAGGGTTATGTCAATCTGCACAGCAACAAGGTGCTCAGCTTCTCCGACGCCGACTTCCCGCACTGGATGGGATGGACATTGGTCGACGATGACAAGACGCCGGACAGTCTCTGCAACTCTGCGACGCTGCGGCGCTGGCTGGACAAGGACGGGAATAACGTCGTCAGCCACAAGGAAGCTGTCGCTCAGCTATCGAAAGAACTTGTTCAGAAGCGGCTGCGAAAAACGATCTGCAGGTTTCCCACCGAATGGGAGAAGAACAATATCGCTTCGCGCTGGGGTTGGCTCAAGTCGCCTCATGAGGCCTTGTCGTGCCCGCTGACGACAGAGGCATATGACCGCTTCGAGCGTCATCACAGGGCACTGGCGTTCTGGGAAGAGGCAAACCCCGGCATCGACGCTGACCATTGGCACTTTAACCCAAAGGAGTTTATCAGTCATTTCAGGAAATGTAAGTGGCTCAGCAAGGCTGAACTGCAGCAACTGCTTCCGACCTATTCGATTCGCAAGACGAGCGAAGGTTATGATTGGGAAGAGGTAGAGGTCATTGCCAAGACCAATAGATTTATTGATCTCAATCGGCATGCTTTAAATATCTCTCTTCGGAAATATGGCATCAACTCAGCGCTCAGAATGGCAGCTTTTTTTCAAAACGCGATAGTAGAAACCTCATGGCTGAGGGACTTCCGTGAGAATTATGGAAGGGATGCGAATCTACATCGCGGGTGGTATGGCAGAGGTTTCCTGCAACTTACAAATCCCCGTGGAAACCTCAACCGCGGCGACAACAATTACTACAACTATTTCCGATGGCGTGGTAGATCACCAGAAAGATCGTCCGTGCAACAGTTGCAAGGATGGCGGAATAGCCTCGAAGAGAGCGATGACGAAGCTTCGCAAAGTGCCGGGTTTTACTGGACGAAGTACCACCTGGACGGCAAACATAGAACAGAAACAGCATCTTTATTCGCCGACAAGGAAAGTCAGAATGTGCGTATCGTCGTCAATACTTCGACCGGAAGAAGGGTCTACTACAGCAATGAGACAGCGCGCCGCACCGCTGCCATCGTCAACATTCCCGCAGCTGTCTACGGCAACTTCGAAATCAACAACATGACAGAACGCTACCGCGTCTACGCCAATGCACTAGTCATCCTGTGTGACACACCGCAATTTTCGAGTGCAAATGGAGCTATTCATGAGGTACCCGATGACTTTACGCGGAGGCGCCCGTGGTGA
- the mdtD gene encoding multidrug transporter subunit MdtD, whose protein sequence is MLWVVAVGFFMQTLDSTIVNTALPSMARSLGESPLRMQSVVIAYSLTMAVIIPASGWLADRFGTRTVFQAAIGLFVAGSLLCAYAPTLNFLVGARVVQGVGGAMLLPVGRLSVLRTFPREQYLQALSFVAIPGMIGPLIGPTLGGWLTQALSWHWIFLINVPVGLLGALATVRYMPNAKLSGIGRFDIAGYLLLAVAMLALSFSLDGLAGLGFQHATVLLLLIASMAALTAYGLHANRRKQPLFPLRLFRIHSFSVGLLGNLFARIGNGSMPFLIPLTLQVSLGYSPFDAGLMMLPVTAAGMASKRLATRLIQHHGYRRVLVSNTFVVGLVMAAFALITPQLPLWLLIPLLAVFGMVNSIQFTAMNTVTLKDLSGAGASSGNSMLSMVQMLSMSLAVTSAGALLATFQHRFGGDTAAVLPAFHATFVCMGLITCASAWIFMQLGRQEVAPALPVRHGEKEV, encoded by the coding sequence ATGCTATGGGTGGTGGCGGTCGGCTTCTTCATGCAGACGCTGGACTCGACCATCGTCAACACCGCCTTGCCGTCGATGGCGCGCAGCCTGGGCGAGAGCCCGCTGCGGATGCAGTCCGTGGTGATCGCCTACTCGCTGACCATGGCGGTGATCATCCCGGCCTCGGGCTGGCTGGCCGACCGCTTCGGCACGCGCACCGTCTTCCAGGCCGCGATTGGCCTGTTCGTGGCCGGCTCGCTGCTGTGCGCGTATGCGCCCACGCTCAACTTCCTGGTCGGCGCGCGCGTGGTGCAGGGCGTGGGCGGCGCCATGCTGCTGCCGGTCGGACGGCTCTCGGTGCTGCGCACCTTCCCGCGTGAACAGTACCTGCAGGCGCTGAGCTTCGTTGCCATCCCGGGCATGATCGGTCCGCTGATCGGCCCCACGCTCGGCGGCTGGCTGACGCAGGCGCTGTCGTGGCACTGGATCTTCCTGATCAACGTGCCCGTCGGCCTGCTCGGCGCGCTCGCCACGGTCCGCTATATGCCGAACGCGAAACTGTCCGGCATCGGGCGCTTCGACATCGCCGGCTACCTGCTGCTGGCCGTCGCCATGCTGGCGCTGTCCTTCTCGCTCGACGGCCTGGCCGGCCTGGGCTTTCAGCACGCCACCGTGCTGTTGCTGCTGATCGCCAGCATGGCCGCGCTGACCGCCTATGGCCTGCATGCCAACCGCCGCAAGCAGCCGCTGTTCCCGCTGCGCCTGTTCCGCATCCACAGCTTCAGCGTCGGCCTGCTGGGCAACCTGTTCGCCCGCATCGGCAATGGCTCGATGCCGTTCCTGATCCCGCTGACGCTGCAGGTCAGCCTGGGCTATTCCCCATTCGATGCCGGCCTGATGATGCTGCCCGTCACAGCCGCCGGCATGGCCTCCAAGCGGCTCGCCACCCGCCTGATCCAGCATCACGGCTATCGCCGCGTGCTGGTCTCCAATACGTTCGTGGTCGGCCTGGTGATGGCCGCCTTCGCGCTGATCACGCCGCAACTGCCGCTATGGCTGCTAATCCCCTTGCTGGCCGTGTTCGGCATGGTCAATTCGATCCAGTTCACGGCGATGAATACCGTGACGCTCAAGGACCTGAGCGGCGCCGGCGCCAGCAGCGGCAACAGCATGCTGTCGATGGTGCAGATGCTGTCGATGAGCCTGGCGGTGACGTCGGCGGGGGCGTTGCTGGCCACGTTCCAGCATCGGTTTGGCGGGGACACGGCAGCGGTGTTGCCGGCGTTTCATGCCACGTTTGTGTGCATGGGGCTGATCACTTGTGCGTCGGCTTGGATTTTCATGCAGTTGGGGCGGCAGGAGGTGGCGCCGGCGTTGCCGGTGAGGCATGGGGAGAAGGAGGTGTGA
- a CDS encoding TonB-dependent receptor family protein, with the protein MRPGGTQPSSVMHPRRPCLRVPAPRALALAALLLTCAGVRAADPPDSAMAAATGETLPDIVVTATRSEQRRFDAPAAVDSVPVDPLRSATPLVNLSEVLAGVPGVAVRDRQNYSQDLQLAVRGFGTRSTFGVRGVRLYVDGIPATMPDGQGQASTADLPNAGRVEVLRGPFAQMYGNASGGVVQVFTPDPPKDGFTARASTGFGSDGQWQAGVALAGGNERLGGSLDAWTYQTDGYRVHSAARRYQLNARVVAQPASGTRVTGQFNYFNQPLAQDPLGLTRAQADANPRQAVPAATQFDTGKNVEQAQAGVVVEHQLSDIDSLSGRLYGGTRNLYQRLGFSGAAPTSSGGIVDLDRIYGGGALSWSRRTTANGLPLLWTAGVEANGMRDGRNGYVNQDGSQGALRRDETNTATDLGAFAQVDWTFHPAWQVVGGVRASRVRLGIDDQFITAASPDDSGTATYSNVSPVLGLVWHALDSLNVYANLGRGFETPTLTEVAYGPGGVGSNLGLRASTSRQGEIGIKWQADGQRLEAALFDADSHDEVVPQSNNAGRTVYQNVNGVRRRGFELGWRGGFLGQVGTPGQGGGSRIEAGLAYTWLDAYFGDAFVNAQGQTVAAGNRLPGTARHSVSAEVAWRPLAPLTLGAEMRVDSRVYADDLNTQAAPGYAVFNLRAGYEFRIGAARAYLFGRIDNVTDRRYIGSVIVNEANGRYFEPAPGRRFFIGLRAAL; encoded by the coding sequence ATGAGACCAGGCGGCACGCAGCCTTCGTCGGTCATGCACCCGCGCCGTCCCTGCCTCCGCGTGCCGGCGCCCAGGGCATTGGCGCTGGCAGCCTTGCTGCTCACATGCGCCGGTGTGCGCGCCGCCGATCCGCCGGACAGCGCGATGGCCGCCGCCACCGGCGAAACCCTCCCCGACATCGTGGTCACCGCCACCCGCAGCGAGCAGCGCCGCTTCGACGCGCCCGCCGCGGTAGACAGCGTGCCGGTCGATCCGCTGCGCAGCGCCACGCCGCTGGTCAACCTGTCCGAGGTGCTGGCGGGTGTGCCGGGCGTGGCCGTGCGCGACCGGCAGAACTATTCGCAGGACCTGCAACTGGCGGTGCGCGGCTTTGGCACGCGCTCCACGTTTGGCGTGCGCGGCGTACGGCTCTATGTCGACGGCATCCCCGCGACCATGCCCGACGGCCAGGGACAGGCCTCCACCGCCGACCTGCCCAACGCCGGCCGCGTCGAGGTGCTGCGCGGCCCGTTCGCGCAGATGTACGGCAATGCCTCGGGCGGCGTGGTGCAGGTGTTCACGCCCGATCCGCCCAAGGACGGCTTTACCGCGCGCGCGTCGACCGGCTTCGGCTCGGACGGCCAGTGGCAGGCCGGGGTGGCGCTGGCCGGCGGCAACGAGCGCCTGGGCGGCTCGCTCGATGCCTGGACTTACCAGACCGACGGCTACCGCGTCCACTCGGCGGCGCGCCGCTACCAGCTCAATGCACGCGTGGTGGCGCAGCCGGCCAGCGGCACGCGCGTGACCGGCCAGTTCAACTACTTCAACCAGCCGCTGGCGCAGGATCCGCTCGGGCTGACACGCGCGCAGGCCGATGCCAACCCGCGCCAGGCGGTGCCGGCGGCGACCCAGTTCGACACCGGCAAGAACGTCGAGCAGGCGCAGGCGGGCGTGGTGGTGGAGCACCAACTGAGCGACATCGACAGCCTCTCGGGGCGTCTCTATGGCGGGACCCGCAACCTGTACCAGCGGCTCGGCTTCAGCGGCGCCGCGCCGACGTCGTCCGGCGGCATCGTCGACCTGGATCGCATCTATGGCGGCGGTGCGCTGTCCTGGAGCCGGCGCACCACCGCCAACGGCCTGCCGCTGCTGTGGACCGCCGGGGTGGAGGCCAACGGCATGCGCGACGGCCGCAACGGCTACGTCAACCAGGATGGCAGCCAGGGCGCGCTGCGGCGCGACGAGACCAATACCGCGACCGACCTGGGCGCCTTCGCGCAGGTCGACTGGACCTTTCACCCTGCCTGGCAAGTGGTCGGCGGCGTGCGCGCCAGCCGCGTGCGGCTCGGCATCGACGACCAGTTCATCACCGCGGCCAGCCCGGACGACAGCGGTACCGCCACCTACAGCAACGTCAGCCCGGTGCTCGGGCTGGTGTGGCATGCGCTCGATAGCCTGAACGTCTACGCCAACCTCGGGCGCGGTTTCGAGACGCCGACGCTGACCGAGGTCGCCTACGGTCCCGGCGGCGTCGGCAGCAACCTCGGCCTGCGCGCCTCGACCAGCCGCCAGGGCGAGATCGGCATCAAGTGGCAGGCCGACGGGCAGCGGCTGGAAGCGGCGCTGTTCGATGCCGACAGCCACGACGAAGTGGTGCCGCAATCGAACAACGCGGGCCGCACCGTCTACCAGAACGTCAACGGCGTGCGCCGGCGCGGTTTCGAGCTGGGCTGGCGCGGCGGCTTCCTGGGGCAGGTCGGCACGCCGGGGCAGGGCGGCGGCAGCCGCATCGAGGCCGGGCTGGCCTATACCTGGCTCGATGCCTATTTCGGCGATGCCTTCGTCAACGCGCAGGGTCAGACCGTGGCCGCGGGCAACCGGCTGCCCGGCACCGCGCGCCACAGCGTCAGCGCCGAGGTGGCCTGGCGGCCGCTGGCGCCGCTCACGCTCGGTGCCGAGATGCGCGTCGACAGCCGCGTCTATGCCGACGACCTCAACACCCAGGCCGCGCCCGGCTACGCGGTCTTCAACCTGCGCGCGGGCTATGAGTTCCGCATCGGCGCGGCCCGCGCCTACCTGTTCGGCCGCATCGACAACGTGACCGACCGGCGCTACATCGGCTCGGTGATCGTCAACGAGGCCAACGGGCGTTACTTCGAGCCGGCACCGGGCCGGCGCTTCTTTATCGGGCTGCGCGCGGCCTTGTAG
- a CDS encoding flavodoxin family protein, with protein sequence MHTQPTRVAIVYHSGYGHTARQAQAVARGAGSVAGAESLLIPVEDIDQHWDTLEQVDAIIFGAPTYMGSASAQFKGFMDATSRNVFAKGGKWANKVAAGFTNAASRSGDKLATLQQIAIFAAQHGMHWVNLGLPPGHNNSKSTEDSLNRHGFFLGAAAQSDADVSAEVAPPPADLRTAEHLGARVAEVAQQLVAGQRALAALKQAA encoded by the coding sequence ATGCATACCCAACCCACCCGCGTCGCCATCGTCTACCACAGCGGCTACGGCCACACCGCCAGGCAGGCCCAGGCCGTCGCCCGCGGCGCCGGCAGCGTGGCGGGCGCCGAAAGCCTGCTGATTCCGGTGGAGGACATCGACCAGCACTGGGACACGCTGGAGCAGGTCGACGCCATCATCTTCGGCGCGCCGACCTACATGGGCAGCGCCTCGGCGCAGTTCAAGGGCTTCATGGACGCCACCTCGCGCAACGTGTTCGCCAAGGGCGGCAAGTGGGCCAACAAGGTCGCGGCCGGCTTCACCAACGCCGCCTCGCGTTCGGGCGACAAGCTGGCAACGCTGCAGCAGATCGCCATCTTCGCGGCGCAGCACGGCATGCACTGGGTCAACCTGGGCCTGCCTCCGGGTCACAACAACTCCAAGTCGACCGAAGACTCGCTGAACCGCCATGGCTTCTTCCTGGGCGCCGCCGCGCAGTCCGACGCCGATGTCAGCGCCGAGGTGGCGCCGCCGCCGGCCGACCTGCGCACCGCCGAGCACCTGGGGGCGCGCGTGGCGGAGGTGGCGCAGCAACTGGTGGCCGGCCAGCGCGCGCTGGCAGCACTGAAGCAAGCCGCCTGA
- the nrdD gene encoding anaerobic ribonucleoside-triphosphate reductase, which yields MNTESRQPATPALDPALRTRCEVWTRVMGYHRPVTSFNTGKQGEFNERRFFTESACR from the coding sequence ATGAATACCGAATCGCGCCAGCCAGCCACGCCGGCCCTCGATCCCGCCCTGCGTACCCGCTGCGAGGTCTGGACCCGGGTGATGGGCTACCACCGGCCCGTGACGTCCTTCAACACCGGCAAGCAGGGGGAATTCAATGAGCGGCGTTTCTTCACCGAAAGCGCCTGCCGCTGA
- a CDS encoding anaerobic ribonucleoside-triphosphate reductase activating protein codes for MPIPAPAPAASLRGGPALAGLVPFSSVDWPGQLAAVLFIAGCPWRCGYCHNAHLQRRHAAYAWPAVLDWLKTRAGLLDGVVFSGGEPLSEARLPELAAAVRGLGFKVGLHTAGIYPHRLAALLPQLDWVGLDIKADAAGHDALVGRPGGLARVQASLAQLPGAGVPFECRTTWDPARLSEPRLLALARSLSAQGVRHYAVQACRTGTAAVPGASLSAPAREALASWFETFCYREG; via the coding sequence ATGCCGATCCCCGCGCCGGCGCCAGCGGCGTCATTGCGCGGCGGGCCGGCGCTCGCCGGGCTGGTGCCCTTCTCCAGCGTGGACTGGCCCGGCCAACTGGCGGCGGTGCTGTTTATCGCCGGCTGCCCGTGGCGCTGCGGCTATTGCCACAACGCCCACCTGCAGCGGCGCCATGCGGCCTACGCCTGGCCAGCGGTGCTGGACTGGCTGAAGACCCGTGCCGGGCTGCTCGACGGCGTGGTGTTTTCCGGGGGCGAGCCGCTCAGCGAAGCGCGCCTGCCGGAGCTGGCCGCGGCGGTGCGCGGGCTCGGTTTCAAGGTGGGACTCCATACCGCCGGCATCTACCCGCACCGGCTCGCCGCGCTGTTGCCACAGCTGGACTGGGTCGGGCTGGATATCAAGGCGGACGCGGCCGGCCACGATGCGCTGGTCGGGCGGCCCGGCGGCCTGGCGCGGGTGCAGGCCAGCCTGGCACAGCTGCCCGGCGCCGGCGTTCCGTTCGAATGCCGGACGACGTGGGATCCCGCCCGTCTCAGCGAGCCGCGCTTGCTGGCGCTGGCACGCTCGCTGTCCGCACAAGGCGTGCGCCACTATGCCGTGCAGGCCTGCCGGACGGGGACCGCTGCCGTGCCTGGCGCATCGCTGAGTGCGCCGGCGCGCGAGGCGCTGGCGTCATGGTTCGAGACGTTCTGCTACCGCGAAGGCTGA
- a CDS encoding methyl-accepting chemotaxis protein encodes MQSLGIRIRLGAAFGAMWALAAVGIAIALPRMQGAGDGNARTLLVALGVAGLVVAVAATWALARSIEAPLAEAVYIAETVAAGDLSQDFETERGGEFGRLLGGLGEMEDMLTDLVTRIKAATDSIGAASHQIAAGNTDLSQRTEEQAASLQQTAASMGELTAMVRQNTERARAANGLAEAASGIAERGGEVVGNVVQTMSAISASSRKVTDIIEVIEGIAFQTNILALNAAVEAARAGEQGRGFAVVAGEVRTLAQRSAAAAKEIKQLIDASVQQVDSGSALVGQAGETMHEIVQSVSRVTALLGEITVASEQQSAGIAQVNEAVAQMDSVTQQNAALVEQAASASSALAGQATELQQVVGEFKLEA; translated from the coding sequence ATGCAGAGTCTGGGGATACGGATAAGGCTTGGCGCGGCGTTTGGCGCCATGTGGGCGTTGGCGGCGGTCGGCATTGCGATCGCGCTGCCGCGCATGCAGGGCGCCGGCGACGGCAACGCGCGCACCCTGCTGGTGGCGCTTGGCGTGGCCGGATTGGTGGTGGCGGTGGCGGCCACCTGGGCGCTGGCGCGCAGCATCGAGGCGCCGCTGGCCGAAGCGGTCTATATCGCCGAAACGGTGGCCGCCGGCGACCTGAGCCAGGACTTCGAGACCGAGCGCGGCGGCGAATTCGGCCGGCTGCTGGGCGGGCTGGGCGAGATGGAAGACATGCTCACCGACCTGGTGACGCGCATCAAGGCCGCCACCGATTCCATCGGCGCGGCCTCGCACCAGATCGCCGCCGGCAATACCGACCTGTCGCAGCGCACCGAGGAGCAGGCCGCCTCGCTGCAGCAGACCGCGGCCAGCATGGGCGAACTGACCGCGATGGTGCGCCAGAACACCGAACGCGCACGCGCGGCCAATGGCCTCGCGGAAGCCGCATCCGGGATCGCCGAACGCGGCGGCGAGGTGGTCGGCAACGTAGTCCAGACCATGTCGGCGATCAGCGCCAGCTCGCGCAAGGTCACCGACATCATCGAAGTGATCGAAGGCATTGCCTTCCAGACCAACATCCTGGCGCTGAACGCCGCGGTGGAAGCCGCGCGCGCCGGCGAGCAGGGCCGCGGTTTCGCCGTGGTGGCGGGCGAGGTGCGCACGCTGGCGCAGCGCAGCGCAGCGGCAGCCAAGGAGATCAAGCAGCTGATCGATGCGTCGGTGCAGCAGGTGGACAGCGGCTCGGCGCTGGTGGGCCAGGCCGGCGAGACCATGCATGAAATCGTGCAATCGGTCAGCCGCGTGACGGCGCTGCTGGGCGAGATCACCGTGGCCTCGGAACAGCAGAGCGCGGGGATCGCGCAGGTGAATGAAGCGGTGGCGCAGATGGACAGCGTGACGCAGCAGAACGCCGCACTGGTGGAGCAGGCGGCCAGTGCATCGAGTGCGCTGGCGGGGCAGGCTACGGAGTTGCAGCAGGTGGTGGGGGAGTTCAAGCTGGAGGCTTGA